In the genome of Phlebotomus papatasi isolate M1 chromosome 2, Ppap_2.1, whole genome shotgun sequence, one region contains:
- the LOC129801851 gene encoding probable H/ACA ribonucleoprotein complex subunit 1 — MSFRGRGGGRGFGGRGGGGGGGFRGGRGGGGRMFDQGPPDHVIPFGEFQYPCENDLVCKAQIENVPYFNAPIYLENKEQVGKVDEIFGNIRDYYITVKLGECMKADNFKKKQTLFIDPNKLLPLARFLPAPPGQKRGVGKPGGGRGGRGGGGARGGFGGRGRGGGGFGGRGGGGRGGGGGNRGGFGGRGGFGGRGGGGGRGGGKRW, encoded by the exons ATGAGTTTTCGTGGAAGAGGTGGTGGTAGAG GTTTTGGGGGTCGCGGAGGAGGAGGAGGTGGAGGTTTTCGGGGTGGTCGTGGCGGTGGAGGTAGAATGTTTGATCAAGGCCCTCCGGATCATGTAATTCCTTTTGGAGAGTTCCAATATCCCTGCGAAAATGATTTGGTCTGCAAAGCCCAAATTGAAAATGTGCCCTATTTCAATGCCCCTATTTACCTGGAAAACAAGGAGCAAGTGGGAAAGGTAGATGAAATCTTTGGTAACATCAGAGATTACTATATCACAGTGAAACTGGGCGAATGTATGAAGGCGGACAACTTTAAGAAGAAGCAGACGCTTTTTATTGATCCAAATAAATTATTGCCACTGGCGAGATTCCTTCCGGCTCCACCTGGACAGAAAAGGGGTGTTGGAAAACCAGGAGGCGGGAGAG GAGGAAGGGGTGGCGGTGGTGCTCGAGGTGGTTTCGGCGGGAGAGGAAGAGGCGGTGGTGGTTTTGGGGGACGTGGAGGAGGCGGCCGAGGAGGAGGAGGTGGAAATCGTGGAGGTTTTGGAGGCCGCGGTGGTTTTGGAGGCCGTGGAGGTGGAGGTGGGCGAGGAGGCGGAAAAAGATGGTGA
- the LOC129801850 gene encoding uncharacterized protein LOC129801850 translates to MNNFQNYRNFGTNSIPGKDHFAKIPQKLQNFQENVSRTENNERIKPQSFYAGISVPDGDSSNIGNGLKRKIPESLLTVKKIIRVHEVSKGDKLNEEFCYRDNLSGNSRKKGPEQTKFAPMPSLQIITGNIAQIQKMNKELEGQNFLFETHAKLLLVKEGKYTCEKLILLRNESGPVLQGVFYEIDHKLPANVEEGQIVRCVGRFNHYNRFNIMKISSTNSAFVDLSNRLHAISHFTINKDNKH, encoded by the exons ATGAATAATTTCCAGaattatagaaattttggaACCAATTCAATCCCAGGCAAGG ATCACTTTGCGAAGATTCCCCAGAAGCtccaaaattttcaagaaaatgttTCCCGCACTGAAAACAATGAACGAATCAAACCACAGAGTTTTTATGCTGGTATATCGGTGCCAGACGGTGATTCCAGCAATATTGGCAATGGGCTTAAAAGGAAAATCCCTGAATCTCTGTTGACCGTGAAGAAGATAATAAGGGTGCACGAAGTTTCAAAGGGGGATAAATTAAATGAGGAGTTCTGCTATAGAGACAATTTATCTGGGAACTCCAGGAAAAAAGGTCCAGAGCAGACAAAATTTGCGCCAATGCCTTCTTTG CAAATCATAACTGGAAATATtgcacaaattcaaaaaatgaaCAAAGAACTGGAAGGTCAGAATTTTCTGTTTGAAACtcatg CCAAACTGTTGCTAGTGAAGGAGGGCAAATATACGTGTGAAAAGTTGATTTTGCTGCGCAATGAGAGTGGTCCCGTTCTGCAAGGTGTCTTCTATGAAATCGACCACAAATTGCCCGCTAACGTAGAAGAAGGGCAAATCGTGAGGTGCGTGGGACGTTTTAATCACTATAATCGCTTCAACATCATGAAAATTTCGTCCACTAATTCTGCCTTCGTTGATCTCTCCAATCGCCTTCACGCAATTTCTCACTTCACCATAAACAAGGACAACAAACATTGA